The following is a genomic window from Prunus persica cultivar Lovell chromosome G7, Prunus_persica_NCBIv2, whole genome shotgun sequence.
GAAGCAGAAGCCCAAAGTGAAGACAAAATTCTCACCCTCTCCAAAAGCTCTTCTACCCTACCCCTTATTACAGTGAAAAATCCTTATATTCCTCTCCATCTATACTACCCACAAAATAGCCATCCTGCAGCAACCCAACCACACTTTAGCCTTCTTTCCTTTACGAAGAGCAGCAATATTTTCACAAAGCAGTGAATAACACCCTTCTGGAATCACCCAGCCTCCTTGAATAAAAATACCACAACATTAACAATGAACAAACAGATGATCGGCATTCTCTCCTTTCATTAAAGCTACTGGAGAATGAACAAACGGCTTGGATCACATGTGTTATTCTGTATTTCTTATGTTGTTTATCTTCCAGGTAGTTCTTGCAAATGGAGATGTTGTTAAGACTGCATCTCGTGCTCGAAAGAGTGCTGCAGGGttcgttttattttatattttattttttaaaattataactaAATACGTTGTTTATCTTCTAGGAGATTCATGGAAACTTAGTCATGTTGTGAGCTTTATAAAATTTGCATGTCATAGGTATGATTTGACCCGCCTGGTCATTGGAAGTGAAGGAACTCTTGGGGTAATAACAGAAGTCACTTTACGGCTTCAAAAAATTCCGCAATATTCAGTGGTATGCTGATAGGTCttctattatatattatatctaAAAACTTCATTTATCTTAAAAATTGTGACCTCTCTTTGGACCTCTCCTATGATATTCGTTAATATTATGATTTCTCTCTTCCACAAGAAATTTTCGTCTCAGTTGATTAATTCTTGCAGTTACATTATCCTCACTTACAATTATGTTTAAAGGTACTCTTATATAGCATTCCATTATTAATTGTGACAGAAATTTGCAGGTTGCTATGTGTAATTTTCCTACAGTTAAGGATGCTGCAGATGTTGCTATTGCTACTATGCTGTCTGGAATACAGGTAGAGCTTTAGCTGCTTACATATATGCATTCACGTTTTAAATTCTTCATAGATTTCCTCTTCATAATCATTAGGTGTCAAGGGTTGAACTACTGGATGAGGTTCAAGTGAGGGCCATCAACATTGCTAATGGGAAGAGTTTGCCTGAAACTCCGACTTTAATGTTCGAATTTATAGGCACAGGTGAAATAGggtctcttctttttctgtctTGGCTGTCatgtattgtttttatttatttttggctaAATATATTTCTAAAAGGAGAACATTTCTACAATTGAGCTAACTGCACCCGGTATCAAAAAACTATTTCGTTTTTCCCTCTCCCGGTATATGACAAAGTCATGAAATCTACAAATGATTTGACACACAGTGAACATTAAGGAGGAATCCGGCAGTTCATGCTCTAGTTTGTATAGGCTTTGGAAAAAGCAGTTGATTATGTTAGTAGGTAAAGGTCTGTTATTGCCTCTTGGATCAACCGGTGATTCTTTATTTGGCCCAGGCTGTACCAGTTTCCTGGGGAAAAAATATGGggaaggaaaatgaaaaaagagggaaacaagAGAGAATATGCATGTCTAAGTGGATGCCAAATATCTACGATCAATTGCACTAGAAGAGCTAGATTAGCATGCTCAGCAAGGAACCAAGAAATAGTATTTTCATTGTGACCACAggctttattttgttgaacCCCGCCCCTTTTCCCATCAAGTCAACATTGACGTTtcattttacaaaaaaagttattaaGATGCCTTCTCTACTTCTAGTGATTCacgatttcttttctttctgtttttcagaGGCATATTCCCTTGAACAAACCCTTATAGTTCAGAAGATTGCTTCTGAACACAATGGGTCAGACTTTATTTTTGCGGAAGATCCTGAAACTAAGAAGGAACTCTGGAAGGTTTTGAATATTTGATTGGTGTACAACAAATAAAtggaattattttcttgtatcCATTGTGGGTTTGTGGTTGTTAAATCTCTCTTTGTATTTGTGCTCCTTATTTATGGGACttacaatttcttttgtttcaacTATACTCAACGAAAAAAATCACActtttgaatttatatattactTTATCACTTATTGGCTTTCAAAATTGGGGCAagtgcaaataaaaaaattaattaatttgtcatATGCCGCGCTTTGGCTTGTAGATTCTTGTCCTCACTTTTTGATATTTTCACTGAATAAAATATGTGGCTGCATATTCATTTTTATTGATAGAATTATGTTCCTAGGTGCACCTATTGTCCAAACTTACAGGTTAATTGCAGCTcgatttcaaattgttttgatattaTGCTTCAAATTGTTTGGATCTATCAATCCAACTAGTCCTTGTTGTCATACTCTATATTTAAATCTTTTGTTACATGCAGATGAGGAAGGAGGCACTCTGGGCATGTTTTGCAATGGAGCCTAATTTCGAGGCAATGATTTCGGTCAGTTAATATCAGTATATTTGAATTATAGTTCTGGACTTTTATGTGCAATTGTTTATATCTGTGTATAAAGTTGCCAAACATTTTAAATGAGTTCCAAAATTGCTCTCAGAACATGCTACTGAGAGCAATCAGTGAATCCTAATGTGCTTATGGTTGACATGGCTTATATTCCTgtgcttttcctttttctttttaatgttttttgttGGGGGGTGGCGGGCGATGGGTGACAACTAGGAtgttttttctcttgttcTATCAATTTAATTCTTTCCTTTGTACATGTTTTATATGCTGCCATCTCTAAAAGCATTTTTCCTTGTTGGCTCATTAAGGGCATAGTAGAGCAGAAAAGAATGTATTGCTTGTGAAAGGGGAGGGATTTCTAAGAATCTcgctttgttttcttttcttacctTTCATCCTTTCGGGCAACCTGGTGGATCTTTTGAGAATTAACTTATAAGTTTTTCTTGAAGTTCCTAAAAAGTTTCAACGGTTTCTTATGCTCCCTAATTCCCTTAAGTTGCATACATGGAATTAttaaatacaaagaaataGTTTCTGGGTTGTTAAAATCACATTTTTGGTTTCCTTAGATTCTCAAAGGTGctcttttttatgttttacttTTCACTATGTGCAGGACGTATGTGTTCCTCTGTCGTGCCTTGCAGAATTGATATCAAGGTCCAAACAAGAGCTGGATGCATCAGAACTGATTTGGTAATGTATAGTCAAATGACTGTATTCCCATATTATTCAGGAGAGAAGTTAtgatgaaatatatttttgtgcACTGATAGCCGGGACGATTAAATGGACTGACTGTTGTAGTGCCTTTATTGTTTTTTCCTAACCACAGCACAGTTATTGCTCATGCTGGTGATGGGAATTTCCACGCACTGATTCTTTTTGACCCTTACAATGAAGAACATCGACGAGAAGCACAGAGACTGAACCATTTTATGGTCCATACTGCCTTGTCAATGGAAGGTACGAACTATTCTGGGGCCCACTTTAGAATTTTTCTATTCTCCGAGTCAATGAATTATCGAGGTGCTATGGAAATGGCTATTATTAAAATATCTTTTTCGGATTCTCTTTCTTGGTATCTATACATGTGAAGTTTGTTAATCTATTATATCTACATGTAGTCACCAATACATATCCCAAGTCAGTtaattcttttatgttttccACTGGCCAAATATTATTAAACCACAAAAGTTGACTAATTATGGTGCTAAAAGTTGGTATTTGACAATTGAGCAGGAACATGTACAGGTGAACATGGCGTTGGTACAGGAAAAATGAAGGTACTTAATTTATATGTGGAGTTGCTAGCGATTTAATGTTAAATAGGTATGGTCATATGCTTTGGAACTGCCGTTTCTGGCTAATGTCCCAAGCATACATTGAAAGGGATAGTTGGTATAgagcaaaaattataaataaacttgATGGTTGGGACCATTACAATAATGGACTTAGCTTGAAGACTGagtattttctttattctaaTGCGAttctctttttcacttttcagtATCTGGAACAAGAATTGGGGATGGAGGCTTTGAAGACaatgaaaagaataaaagcaGCATTAGATCCGAACAATACTATGAATCCAGGAAAGCTTATTCCTTCTCATGTTTGTTTTTAAGTGCTTACTCtctttacacacacacatgcatGTGTGCGCCCCT
Proteins encoded in this region:
- the LOC18771000 gene encoding D-lactate dehydrogenase [cytochrome], mitochondrial isoform X1, which codes for MAMSSWFSRLRCSSKCFFNFLALRSSVSRKLVRTQTTTNSESTKNPLLFWSSSLLPIALAVSAGSLALHPQSDPSLCEASSINSRAEFVVKGSHKEVPRELIDELKAICQDNMTLDYEERYNHGKPQNSFHKAVNIPDVVVFPRSEEQVSKIVNSCDKHKVPIVPYGGATSIEGHTLSPNGGVCIDMSLMNHVKALHVEDMDVVVEPGVGWMELNEYLEPYGLFFPLDPGPGATIGGMCATRCSGSLAVRKLIITSMRSACRYGTMRDNVISLKVVLANGDVVKTASRARKSAAGYDLTRLVIGSEGTLGVITEVTLRLQKIPQYSVVAMCNFPTVKDAADVAIATMLSGIQVSRVELLDEVQVRAINIANGKSLPETPTLMFEFIGTEAYSLEQTLIVQKIASEHNGSDFIFAEDPETKKELWKMRKEALWACFAMEPNFEAMISDVCVPLSCLAELISRSKQELDASELICTVIAHAGDGNFHALILFDPYNEEHRREAQRLNHFMVHTALSMEGTCTGEHGVGTGKMKYLEQELGMEALKTMKRIKAALDPNNTMNPGKLIPSHVCF
- the LOC18771000 gene encoding D-lactate dehydrogenase [cytochrome], mitochondrial isoform X2, with product MAMSSWFSRLRCSSKCFFNFLALRSSVSRKLVRTQTTTNSESTKNPLLFWSSSLLPIALAVSAGSLALHPQSDPSLCEASSINSRAEFVVKGSHKEVPRELIDELKAICQDNMTLDYEERYNHGKPQNSFHKAVNIPDVVVFPRSEEQVSKIVNSCDKHKVPIVPYGGATSIEGHTLSPNGGVCIDMSLMNHVKALHVEDMDVVVEPGVGWMELNEYLEPYGLFFPLDPGPGATIGGMCATRCSGSLAVRYGTMRDNVISLKVVLANGDVVKTASRARKSAAGYDLTRLVIGSEGTLGVITEVTLRLQKIPQYSVVAMCNFPTVKDAADVAIATMLSGIQVSRVELLDEVQVRAINIANGKSLPETPTLMFEFIGTEAYSLEQTLIVQKIASEHNGSDFIFAEDPETKKELWKMRKEALWACFAMEPNFEAMISDVCVPLSCLAELISRSKQELDASELICTVIAHAGDGNFHALILFDPYNEEHRREAQRLNHFMVHTALSMEGTCTGEHGVGTGKMKYLEQELGMEALKTMKRIKAALDPNNTMNPGKLIPSHVCF